The proteins below come from a single Drosophila busckii strain San Diego stock center, stock number 13000-0081.31 chromosome X, ASM1175060v1, whole genome shotgun sequence genomic window:
- the LOC108606046 gene encoding uncharacterized protein LOC108606046 — MKRVESPMLPKQSFPPGPSPTQRNFLRENKLLARQTPVLMLRRPERRWPNYELPTAASLARQSVAPPLNVTQRRLVNGGRNERATWQSSQRSLLRSEKEIQTEDINDEQFLNAALLKCAEAHEQQQQQTRLPRACSEGDELPAPLNAGHSITHCLRRTASNFELGKMPVQRASYQSMLRALAVSDNLPSDLDYAASYAKAQQTADNASIGSEACAPAVLQLAMPNVTDVEQELQIDHSLSSSSSSKHQLTAAAAAAEESPVEPQLEVILPPPQPQLPQQVLLEEPQRALLVAAAQQRYRQLIWEYNHLPIAVSTLRVRNLKIQLEQELDMVDNELTVLNLPQVYIHREHLPQLSAQLA; from the coding sequence atgaaacgCGTTGAGAGCCCCATGTTGCCCAAGCAGTCATTCCCGCCTGGTCCATCGCCAACGCAGCGTAATTTTCTGCGCGAGAACAAGCTGCTCGCACGGCAGACGCCAGTGCTGATGCTGCGCCGCCCGGAGCGCCGCTGGCCCAACTATGAGCTGCCCACAGCGGCCTCGCTGGCGCGGCAGTCAGTTGCGCCGCCGCTGAATGTGACGCAGCGGCGTCTGGTCAATGGCGGGCGCAACGAACGTGCAACGTGGCAGAGCAGTCAGCGGAGTCTGCTGCGCTCGGAGAAGGAAATCCAGACGGAGGACATCAATGACGAGCAGTTTCTCAATGCGGCGCTGCTCAAGTGTGCCGAAGctcatgagcagcagcagcagcagacgcgtCTGCCGCGCGCCTGCAGTGAGGGCGATGAGTTGCCCGCACCGCTGAACGCTGGCCACAGCATAACCCATTGCCTGAGACGCACTGCATCCAATTTCGAGCTGGGCAAAATGCCCGTACAACGCGCCAGCTACCAGTCCATGCTGCGCGCGCTGGCCGTGTCGGACAATTTGCCCAGCGACTTGGATTACGCCGCGTCTTATGCAAAGGCCCAGCAAACAGCGGACAACGCTTCCATTGGATCAGAAGCGTGCGCGCCCGCCGTCCTGCAACTGGCCATGCCGAATGTCACAGACGTTGAGCAGGAGCTGCAGATTGATCACTCGCtcagctctagctctagctccaAACATcagttaacagcagcagctgcagcagctgaagagtCGCCAGTGGAGCCGCAGCTGGAGGTGATTTTACCGCCTCCACAGCCGCAACTGCCACAACAAGTGCTGCTGGAGGAGCCGCAACGTGCTCTGCTAGTGGCCGCGGCACAGCAGCGTTACCGCCAGCTCATCTGGGAGTACAATCATTTGCCCATTGCGGTATCAACGCTGCGCGTGCgtaatttgaaaattcaattggaGCAAGAGCTGGACATGGTTGACAACGAGCTGACTGTGCTCAATCTGCCCCAGGTCTATATACATCGTGAGCATCTGCCGCAGCTCTCCGCTCAGCTGGCTTAA
- the LOC108606045 gene encoding glutamine synthetase 2 cytoplasmic isoform X1 encodes MDLTTMSARILEDSPNAHINKTLLDRYLSLPLKENIVQATYVWIDGTDEDLRCKDRTLDFIPNSPKDLPIWNYDGSSCYQSEGSNSDVYLYPVAIYKDPFRRGNHILVMCDTYKFDGTPTASNKRKTCLEAVNKCADEEPWFGIEQEYTFLDFDGHPLGWPKNGFPGPQGPYYCGVGANKVYARDVVDAHYRACLYAGIKMAGTNAEVMPAQWEFQVGPCLGISVGDDLWMARFLMHRIAEEFGIVATLDPKPMPGDWNGAGAHTNVSTKTMREEGGIREIEKAVAKLSKCHERHIRVYDPKDGQDNARRLTGRHETSSINDFSAGVANRGCSIRIPRSVNDEGKGYFEDRRPSSNCDPYSVVEAILRTVCLDE; translated from the exons ATGGATTTAAC CACCATGTCGGCCAGAATTTTGGAGGATTCGCCCAATGCGCACATCAACAAGACCCTGCTCGATCGCTATCTGTCGCTGCCGCTCAAGGAGAACATTGTCCAGGCCACCTACGTCTGGATCGACGGCACCGACGAGGATCTGCGCTGCAAGGATCGCACACTCGATTTCATTCCCAACAGTCCAAAGG ACTTGCCCATTTGGAATTATGACGGCAGCTCGTGCTATCAATCGGAGGGCAGCAACTCGGATGTCTATCTGTATCCCGTGGCCATTTACAAGGATCCCTTCCGTCGCGGCAACCACATTCTGGTCATGTGTGACACCTACAAGTTCGACGGCACACCCACGGccagcaacaagcgcaagaCCTGCCTGGAGGCGGTGAACAAGTGTGCGGATGAGGAGCCCTGGTTTGGCATTGAGCAGGAGTACACATTCCTCGATTTCGATGGCCATCCGCTGGGCTGGCCCAAGAACGGCTTCCCCGGACCCCAGGGACCCTACTACTGCGGCGTGGGCGCCAACAAG GTCTATGCTCGCGATGTGGTCGATGCGCATTATCGCGCTTGTCTCTATGCTGGCATCAAGATGGCCGGCACCAATGCCGAGGTGATGCCTGCTCAGTGGGAGTTCCAAGTGGGTCCCTGTCTAGGCATTTCCGTGGGTGATGATCTATGGATGGCGCGTTTCCTCATGCATCGCATTGCGGAAGAATTCGGC aTTGTCGCCACTTTGGATCCCAAGCCCATGCCTGGCGATTGGAATGGCGCTGGCGCCCACACCAATGTGTCGACCAAGACGATGCGCGAGGAGGGCGGCATACGTGAGATTGAGAAGGCGGTGGCCAAGCTGTCCAAGTGCCATGAGCGTCACATACGCGTCTATGACCCCAAGGACGGCCAGGACAATGCGCGTCGTCTGACCGGACGCCACGAGACGAGCTCGATTAACGATTTCAGCGCTGGAGTCGCAAATCGTGGCTGCAGCATTCGCATTCCACGCAGCGTCAATGATGAGGGCAAGGGCTACTTTGAGGATCGTCGCCCCAGCTCCAACTGCGATCCCTACTCGGTAGTGGAGGCCATACTGCGCACCGTCTGCCTGGACGAATAA
- the LOC108606045 gene encoding glutamine synthetase 2 cytoplasmic isoform X2: MSARILEDSPNAHINKTLLDRYLSLPLKENIVQATYVWIDGTDEDLRCKDRTLDFIPNSPKDLPIWNYDGSSCYQSEGSNSDVYLYPVAIYKDPFRRGNHILVMCDTYKFDGTPTASNKRKTCLEAVNKCADEEPWFGIEQEYTFLDFDGHPLGWPKNGFPGPQGPYYCGVGANKVYARDVVDAHYRACLYAGIKMAGTNAEVMPAQWEFQVGPCLGISVGDDLWMARFLMHRIAEEFGIVATLDPKPMPGDWNGAGAHTNVSTKTMREEGGIREIEKAVAKLSKCHERHIRVYDPKDGQDNARRLTGRHETSSINDFSAGVANRGCSIRIPRSVNDEGKGYFEDRRPSSNCDPYSVVEAILRTVCLDE; this comes from the exons ATGTCGGCCAGAATTTTGGAGGATTCGCCCAATGCGCACATCAACAAGACCCTGCTCGATCGCTATCTGTCGCTGCCGCTCAAGGAGAACATTGTCCAGGCCACCTACGTCTGGATCGACGGCACCGACGAGGATCTGCGCTGCAAGGATCGCACACTCGATTTCATTCCCAACAGTCCAAAGG ACTTGCCCATTTGGAATTATGACGGCAGCTCGTGCTATCAATCGGAGGGCAGCAACTCGGATGTCTATCTGTATCCCGTGGCCATTTACAAGGATCCCTTCCGTCGCGGCAACCACATTCTGGTCATGTGTGACACCTACAAGTTCGACGGCACACCCACGGccagcaacaagcgcaagaCCTGCCTGGAGGCGGTGAACAAGTGTGCGGATGAGGAGCCCTGGTTTGGCATTGAGCAGGAGTACACATTCCTCGATTTCGATGGCCATCCGCTGGGCTGGCCCAAGAACGGCTTCCCCGGACCCCAGGGACCCTACTACTGCGGCGTGGGCGCCAACAAG GTCTATGCTCGCGATGTGGTCGATGCGCATTATCGCGCTTGTCTCTATGCTGGCATCAAGATGGCCGGCACCAATGCCGAGGTGATGCCTGCTCAGTGGGAGTTCCAAGTGGGTCCCTGTCTAGGCATTTCCGTGGGTGATGATCTATGGATGGCGCGTTTCCTCATGCATCGCATTGCGGAAGAATTCGGC aTTGTCGCCACTTTGGATCCCAAGCCCATGCCTGGCGATTGGAATGGCGCTGGCGCCCACACCAATGTGTCGACCAAGACGATGCGCGAGGAGGGCGGCATACGTGAGATTGAGAAGGCGGTGGCCAAGCTGTCCAAGTGCCATGAGCGTCACATACGCGTCTATGACCCCAAGGACGGCCAGGACAATGCGCGTCGTCTGACCGGACGCCACGAGACGAGCTCGATTAACGATTTCAGCGCTGGAGTCGCAAATCGTGGCTGCAGCATTCGCATTCCACGCAGCGTCAATGATGAGGGCAAGGGCTACTTTGAGGATCGTCGCCCCAGCTCCAACTGCGATCCCTACTCGGTAGTGGAGGCCATACTGCGCACCGTCTGCCTGGACGAATAA